Genomic DNA from Verrucomicrobiota bacterium:
GCTTAGCCCAAATTGAGCCCGAACCAAGGCCCTCTGCGCTGGCATTTCCCAATTCTGAGATTGCCTCTTTTCCGTGAGCGATGACTGTGCTTCGATTCCCAGTCTCCCGAGCCATGAAGTTCTCCCCGCGTTTCCTTCCCTTCCTTTTCGCGCTCACGCCGACGACTTGGGCGGAAGAGGCTGCCGACTACTTCCCGCTGCAAGCTGGGAACCAGTGGCTTTACTCAGATACCTGGAATGATTTCGAGACGGGGGAGCGCTTCGCCGACACGTTTCTCGACAAGGTCCAGTTTGTTAGGACGGTCGAGGGCCAAGTCGAAGGGCACGTCGTCTCAGTCTACTTTGACGAGTATAGCAGCTTCGGAGACGCCTTCTACGGAGACCACTACCGCTTCACCATTCGGCTCGATGGCCGGACCGCTCATTGGTCGCAGGAGGAGGAAACGGTGGGTTTTGAGCCCTATTTTGTGCTGGCCGAGAAAGAAGGCGAGACCTTCCCGCTCTACGATGGGGGGACCACCGCCACGGTCCTGGGCCGAGAGGAAATCGCCGTTCCGGCGGGTCTCTTTCTTTGCTATGTCGTCGAGCACAGCACCGAGCTCGATCCGAATGACGAGAACTCATGGGGCCCCCCGGGGGCTCTCAAAGAAATCATCACCGAATACTGGGCCAAAAACGTGGGGCAGATCAAGATGGTCTATCGCTACCAACTCGCAGACGGGAGCTTGGCCGATGGTGAAACCATCGAACTCCTGGAAGCCACCATCGGCGGGAAAAAGATTGGTTCATGAATCCTTTCGTTCTCTCTTCTCTGCTGCTGGCCGGTTCGGCCTTTTCCCTTTTGGCAGAGGGGGCAGAGGGGGCAGAGGGGGCAGAGCAAGCCGGGGACCCGATCCAACAACGCTGGCAAATCGGCGATTTATGGGAATACCGAGTGACCTTCTTTGTGACCGAGTCGGGGGACCCTCTGACCTGCAACTACATCAACAAGGTCCAGTTTGAGCGAGAAGCGGCCGGCAAAGTCTGGCAGCACATGCTGGTGAAATACATTTCGCCCGAAACCCAATGGGGCTTTTTCGGGGCCTTGGGCGAGGCCTTTTCGGGATGGAACCAGAGCTTCTACTTCCAGAGTATTGAAGACGGAGTCATCTCGACCGTTTTCGAGACGAATTTTGAGCAACCCGACCTTCGAGTGCCCTTTTCCAACCCCGTCGGAAGGCCCTTCGCTTTTCTGGAAGGCGAAGGGGTCCGTCTCCCCGACCAGACCATTCAAGTAGGCCAAGAAGAGCTTCTTTGCCATGTCTTCGAAATGACCTACGGCTGGCCCGCTGATGAGCCGGAGCTTCTGGGAGACGAGCACCCTTTCGTGTCCGGTGTGCTCTGGTATCCGGTGGGCACCCGGGAGGTCATCTACGTCGATTATTGGCACCACCGGATCGGCCATGTGGGCGCCGATGGGTATTTGGTCAATGAAGCCGGAGAAAAAGCGCTCTACTCGCGAGACCGGCTGCAACGGTTTCAGCCAGCCGACTGAGGCGAAAGGCAGCGGATCTCGCTCCTTTGCACGGGAGCGCCTTCCCAAAACTCTCCTCAAACCAAGGTTCGGCTCCTTGATCTGTTCATTTGCTATCAGCCAACCGCTTTCATCTTGTCGATGTAAGGCTGTAAAACCTCAAGCGCGTTCAGCCAAGTCTGTTCCGCATCCAGCTTGCGCTTGCCATCCTTGCCTTTCTTTTCCACGATTTTGAAGCCGAGGACAGCCCTCACTTGGGTCTTCTTTTGCTGCTTCAACCAACGGCGAAAGGCCTTGGGGCGCTTGTCTTCATCCAGGTAGGCCAGCTCTCGGAATTCCACTTGGAGCTGCTCCTCTGGACTCTTTCCGAGGGTGGAGAGGAGCTGGCGGGCCAAGCCTTTCTCCGTGGCCCGCACCGCCAGCCAATGCCAGGCATCGCGGCCGGACGGGACTTCCCCCAGAGAGAGGGCCTCACAAGCCGCTTTCACGTGCTCTGGTTTCCAAGCGCCATCTTGAAGAAAGCGGGTCAGCTCAATGTATTCCGGCTCGAGAGTCAGAAGCGCCACCTGGGCTTCTTGGAGAAAGGCCTCAAGCGCGCCTTCCAAGCGGGTCGCCACCTTACGCATCTCGCCCATTCGCTGGAGCTCGGGATGGGCCTGGAGTTGTCGGCGGGCTTCTTCCACGCCTTCGAGGAGGGTCTTCATCACTTTCTTCGATTGGGAGCCAGGCGCGTGATGTAACGAGCCAGCTCAATGTAATCTCTCTTCAAAGGCGTTTGATGGAATCCACCCTTGAGCTGGACGGCCGCGATTTCCTGCTCCACCAGACGGGAGGCGAAGACGGTCTGGCGGACCCGCACTGGGAGGACCGGGGCCCTGCGATTGCTTCGCAGATCGAGGGGAAAGATCTCGGGAAACCAGCGAGTCATCCCCCGGATGGCGAATTCCATATCGCCGATGACGTGTTCGACCTGCGCCCGCCGATCCACGCGATTGAGAATCAAGCCTTCGATCGTCGGCATACGCCCCCGCAGGTCGGACGAAAGAATGGTCTGCGTTTCCGAAATGATTTCGTGGAGCTTCCGCACCAGCAGCTTCAATCCCATGATGCTCAGCTGATCCGGGGTGCAGGGAATGAAGATTTGATGGCTACAAAGCAGAGAAGACCGGGTCAGGTGATGAAAGTTGGGAGGGCAATCAAAAATGACAAAATCATATTCTCCCGCCGAAGTCATGGCCCGGAGGTTCTTGAGGAGATTGGTGTAGTAGTTGACCGTGGTGTAACGGTCGCCAGATTCCTCCAAATGCATCAAGCTAAAGACACCCGGCACCAGATGAAGGCCAGGAATGGGCCCTTCCTCGGCCAGGAACACTTCCCGCTGGATCGCCTCGTGAGGATTCGCGAGATCGCTCGAGATCAGGCCAAAGGAACTGCGCTCGTAGTTGGTCTCATTGAGTCCCGCATCATGGATATCATTGGGATAAAAAAAGTCGCCAAAGCGCTTGGTGCCCATCATCCACATGGAGGAATTGCACTGGGGATCCATATCGATGACGAGAACCCGCTTCCCGAGATCGTGGGCCATACTCGCCGCCACATTCACCGTGAGCGAAGTCTTGCCGACTCCGCCCTTGAAGTTGGACATGCTGATGATGACGGGTTCCATTGATGGCCTAGCTCTCGGGCAGGATTCAGCCGCTCGCTACGCGCATGACCTATTCAGGGCAAATGATTTGTAGCTTCTTCAGGAAAGCTTGCGCGCATTCTCGCCTTCTTCGATCAGCTTCCAAAAATGTTTGGAGCGGCTCAGGGCCTCATCCTCTCCCAAAGGCAGCTTGGTGCGGTAGAAAAAGTCTTCTAGCGTATTGCGATTGAGAACGCGATGGACCACGACGGTCTCCTCCTCAAGAGCGAAGTAGATGCGGTATTCGCTGGCCCGAAAGCGGAAGAGGTCCGCTCCATCGCGCGCCACTTTTCCAAAACGCTCGCCATCCGGTCGATCCAAGTCCTCCGGGGTGACCTGAAATTCATCCAACAAAGCGAGCTGCTCGGTCGGCGCTAGCTGAGAAACCTCCCGCGCGCTGATCTCATTGAAAATGATCTGCAGCATGCGGCTATCCTGCTTGGGGCGCTTCAGGAAGCAACTCGGATTTGCCACGGTAGAGCCGTCGCACTCGCGGAGTGATTCCCGTGAAGATCTCCCACGGAATCGTCCCCGATTTCTCAGCCAATTCCCTGGCCGTCAGCCCCTCTCCCAGCAAGACCACCTCCTGGCCCAAAGTCGGGCCGGGCTCGAGCGCGGTCACATCCACCACTAGTTGGTCCATCGTCACACAACCCAAAATGGGACAACGCTGTCCCGCGATCTCGACCTCGGCCCCTTGGTGGGACAAGCGCCTCGGGTAGCCATCGCCATAGCCGACCGTGACCACCGCCGTGCGCGTCGGTCGATCGGTGCAAAAAGTCCGCCCATAAGACACGGTATGCCCGGCCGGCACGTCTCGGACCAAACCCACGCGCGCCCACCACCGGAGGGCAGGGCGGAGTCGAGCCTGCTCCTCGGCCAAAGGGGACACTCCATACAACATCAAACCTGGGCGCAGCAGCGTCCAAGTGGTCGAGGAAAACCCCAGCAGCCCAGCGCTATTGGCCAAATGAATTTCCAAGGGCTCAAGCGAGCGCTCCTGCATCCAACTCGCCAGCGCCGAGAAGCGCTCCGTTTGCTTTTGGGTGAAGGCCGCGTCCTCGTCCGCGGAAGGAAAATGGCTGTAGAGCCCCGCGATTTTGAGCCCCGGAAGCCGCGCCAGAGCCTCCCAGGTCTCGTGAGCGGCCTCCTCCAGCACCCCGCAGCGCCCCATTCCAGTGTCCACTTTCAGATGAGCCACCACTGGCCCGTCTTTGGCCAAGGCCGCGAAGGCCTCGCCCTCCTCCTTGGAAGAAAGAGCGGGGAGAAAACCGCGTCCCACCACCTCCTCCCGCTCCGCTGGCAAAACCGGCCCCAGCAAATAGACCGTCTCCTGGAGGCCGGCCTCCCGCAGCGTCCTCCCCTCCGCCAAGCCAGCCACCCCAAACCCCTCCACCAAGCCCCTCAAAGCCCGGGCCACTGGGACCATTCCGTGCCCATAGGCATCCGCCTTCACGACCGCCATCAAGCGGCAGTTCCCCCCCGCTTGGTCCCGCGCCACCCGCGCATTGTGACGCAGGGCATCCAGATCGATCTCCACCCAACTCCGGTCCCAGGCCGCGCTATCCAATCTCTCCATGCGAAAGCCAACAAAGGACCGGAGCCACTTCCGGTCAATATTCGGCTTCTACCAAGCTGCAGAATTGGCTGGTAGAATGGCCGAGTGGATTTCGGGCCAGACCAAGGCGCGACGAGGGCGTGGTGCAGGCACCGTAACCGAGGAGCAACGCAGGCCTGGCTCGAAAGACTCCGGCTCTCCCTTCCCCGCGCTTCAGCGCCTCTTCCCCACAACACCTCCCCTCCATTCTAACAGTGAATTCTGGAGCTTGGTATTCTATCCCCGCGCCGAACGAATCTTGCCGACGGAGTCCAAAAGAATGCGCAAGGCCTCCCCCACCTCCTTCCGCGTGGTTTCCGCGCCCAGGCTCAGCCGGAGGCTGTTTTGTGCCTCCTCCCGACTCCGGCCCATGGCCAGCAGGACATGCGAGGGATCAGGACGGCCGCTGGAGCAGGCCGAGCCGGCTGAGGCACAGACACCGCGTTCATCCAAAAGAAGGAGCAACTCCGCGCTCGGCACGCGCGCGAGAGAAAAGCTGGTCACCGTCGGCACGCGCTCCGCTTGGCGACCATGAAAGAGGCACTCCGGAAAGGCCTCTGCCAGCCCTGACTCGAACTCATCCCGCAACTCGCCGACCCGATCCAACTCCCCCGCCGCCAACCGCTCCCCGGCCAGCTCGGCCGCCGCGCCCATCCCGACCACCCCGGCCACATTCTCGGTGCCCGACCGGCGGCCCTCCTCCTGTCCCCCGCCTGGCTGCCGGGGCACAAAGCGCAAAAGCTCTCTCACGTAGAGCGCGCCCACGCCCTTGGGACCAGAAAACTTGTGGGCCGCCAAGGTCGCGAAATCCACCCCCCACCCTGCCAAATCCACCGGAATTTTCCCGACCGCCTGGGCGGCATCGCAGTGAAAGGGCACGCCAGCTCGCGCGCAACGCTCGGCGATTTCTGGAATCGGCTGGAGCACGCCCGTCTC
This window encodes:
- the alr gene encoding alanine racemase, with translation MERLDSAAWDRSWVEIDLDALRHNARVARDQAGGNCRLMAVVKADAYGHGMVPVARALRGLVEGFGVAGLAEGRTLREAGLQETVYLLGPVLPAEREEVVGRGFLPALSSKEEGEAFAALAKDGPVVAHLKVDTGMGRCGVLEEAAHETWEALARLPGLKIAGLYSHFPSADEDAAFTQKQTERFSALASWMQERSLEPLEIHLANSAGLLGFSSTTWTLLRPGLMLYGVSPLAEEQARLRPALRWWARVGLVRDVPAGHTVSYGRTFCTDRPTRTAVVTVGYGDGYPRRLSHQGAEVEIAGQRCPILGCVTMDQLVVDVTALEPGPTLGQEVVLLGEGLTARELAEKSGTIPWEIFTGITPRVRRLYRGKSELLPEAPQAG
- a CDS encoding cysteine desulfurase family protein, whose translation is MASSSRVCGRVMEEYEGGMENPEGGMWNSEFGRGALGGGVFSFWVEGFLVVLLRMIYLDHNATTPLAPAALEAMLPFLREEFGNPSSSYRLARRARAALEKAREQVAALLQTQPREVVFTGGATEATQAALESCLRLQPKREALVVSAMEHSATLRFAEALEEEGRARVVRVPVDGEGRLLLDELERILSREAAAVVSVMAANNETGVLQPIPEIAERCARAGVPFHCDAAQAVGKIPVDLAGWGVDFATLAAHKFSGPKGVGALYVRELLRFVPRQPGGGQEEGRRSGTENVAGVVGMGAAAELAGERLAAGELDRVGELRDEFESGLAEAFPECLFHGRQAERVPTVTSFSLARVPSAELLLLLDERGVCASAGSACSSGRPDPSHVLLAMGRSREEAQNSLRLSLGAETTRKEVGEALRILLDSVGKIRSARG
- a CDS encoding ParA family protein produces the protein MEPVIISMSNFKGGVGKTSLTVNVAASMAHDLGKRVLVIDMDPQCNSSMWMMGTKRFGDFFYPNDIHDAGLNETNYERSSFGLISSDLANPHEAIQREVFLAEEGPIPGLHLVPGVFSLMHLEESGDRYTTVNYYTNLLKNLRAMTSAGEYDFVIFDCPPNFHHLTRSSLLCSHQIFIPCTPDQLSIMGLKLLVRKLHEIISETQTILSSDLRGRMPTIEGLILNRVDRRAQVEHVIGDMEFAIRGMTRWFPEIFPLDLRSNRRAPVLPVRVRQTVFASRLVEQEIAAVQLKGGFHQTPLKRDYIELARYITRLAPNRRK